The window CGCGATCGCGGTGTTGAACTTCTGGATCACGGCGTCGGTGATGTCGACGCCCGGGTCCGCATGGAGCAGGCCGCTCTGGAACTTGTTGAAGACGAGGCTGTAGCCCAGCTCCTTCGAGACCGCCTCGATGACCGGGAGGACCCTGCGCTCGAGCTCGCCGAGCTCCTTGCGCTGGAGCTCCTCGAGCTCGCGCTGGGCGTCGTCCTGGAAGCGCTTGAGGTCCAGAGCCTTGGCCTGGTAGTCCTTCTGGATCTTCTCCATGGCCTCTTCGGAAAGCGACTTGCCCTGGTCCTGGATCTTCTTCTCGAGGTCCCGCAGGTCGGTCTGGCGCTTCACGAGGTCTTCCTGCTTGGCCGACTGGATCTTCTGGATCCGGGCGAGGCTCTCCTTGCCGACGGCAGACTCCTGGACGATGCGCTGGACTTCGATGACGCCCACCTTCTGGGCCGTGGCAGGGAGGGCGAGCAGAGCGGCCGCAGCGACCGCGCCCGCGACGATCAACCGGTTCCCGATCATCTACGTGACTCCTTTTTTCGTGACTGGCGCTGCCGGAGACCCTCCGGCGGGCGCGCGATTCTACTGTACGTGGCCCTCGCGGGGGGGCCGGCCGGGACTCACGGGGGAACCCGGCGGTCCGGGTGCCCCCGATCATTCCAAGCGAGCGCAGCGAGCTGCCTTCCCGCGTGGAGGGGGTAGAGGGGGAACCCGGCGGTCCGGGTGCCCCCTCTAGAAGGTCGTCCCGATAGAGAACTGGAAGTCGCTGCGCTTCTCCTGCCCGCCCGCCAGGGGAACGCCGTTCTGGCCCCTGATGGTCTTCGGGTCCAGGTTGATGCCGTAGATGAAGCGCAGCGGCGCCTGGAAGATCGGCAGGAACATCCGGAGCTCGACGCCCGCGGAGGCGCGCATCTTGAACGGGTTGAACGTCTGGCCCTCGAGCCAGGCGTTCCCCGCGTCGAAGAAGAGGACGAACTTCAGCGGTCCGGCGACGTAGTAGACCGCTTCCAGGTTCATGACGAGGTACCGGTCGCCTCCGAGGAGGGCCCCCTGCTCGTTGAAGAAAGCCTGGTCGTTCTCGTCGAGCGGGTAGATCGACCCGTACCCGAACCCGCGGACAGAACGGTCGCCGCCGATCCGGAAGCGCTCGAAGATGGGGATGGGCTGGCCGTCGTAGGGCCGGACGAGCCCGCCTTCCACGTTCACGGCCAGGTGCGACTTGCGGTTGACGTTGTAGTAGATGGTCCCGTTGCCGACCGGCTTGACGTACGAGAAGTCGCCCCCCAGGACTCCGCCGGCCACGGTCATCGACAGGCCGAAACGCCGTCCGCGCGTCGGGTCGAACGGGTCGTTCCGGCTGTCGTACCGGTACCCCGGCGCCACGGCAGACGTCCGCCCGATGTAATCGGCGTAGGCGGCGGGCGGGATGCCCGATCCGGGCGGCGGCGGCGCCGGGAAGACCTCGTAGCGGCTCTTCGTGTCGGTGTAGCTGTAGAAGAACGAGAGCCCGTCGAAGAGGCCCAGCCCGAGACCGAGCGAGGCGTTGAGACCCTTGGACTGCTGGTCGACGTCCGCGTATTCGAGGGAGCGGTTGAAGATGGACCCGCCGATCGACATCCGCTTGTCGAGGAACCACGGCTCGACGAACGACAGGTCGAAGTAGTTCGAGTAGCCGCCGCGCTGGAACTGGATACCGATGGTGTCGCCGCGGCCCAGGAAATTGCGCGTGGAGAACTGGAACTGCCCGAAGATCCCGTCGAGCTGGGAGTAGCCGGCACCGAACTGGATCTCGTTCCGGTTCGTGTCGAGCCCCTTGATCGTGACGTCGACGGCTTTCTTCTCCGCGTCCACCCGGAACTCCGGGTCCTCCTCGATCTTGAAGTAGCCGAGCTGCGTGATCTTGAAGAGCCCCTTCTTGAACGACTCCATGTCGAGGACGTCGCCCTCGAAGAGCTGAAGCTCCCGCCTCAGGACCTTGTCCTTCGTCGTCTTGTTCCCCGTGAACTCGACCCGCCCGACCCGGAACTGGTCGCCCTCCGTGACGCGGACCGTGACGTCGACGAGGTTCCCCTTGCCCGGCCGTTCGACGTACTCGGGATTCATGAAGGCGTAGATGTAGCCCCGGCCCCGGTAGATCTCGTCGAGCGTCTTCATCCCGTCCACGAGGACGGCGCGGTTGAGCGGCTTGCCCGCCTCCCAGTTGAAGAACCTGAGGAGACGTTCGGGCGGAAAGACGGTCGTACCCTCGATCTTCAGGTCGCCGAAGTAGTACCGCTCTCCCTCCACGAGGGGAATCTGGATCCTCGCGCGCCTCTTGACCTTGTCCGGGCGCTTCTCCTGAGGATTGACGACGAACGTCTCGATCAGCGGGTCCTTGACGACGACGTCCTTGTAGCCGGCGTTCTGGTAGACCGTCTTGATCGACTCGATGTCTTCCTCGTAGCTCGTCTGGTTGTAGACGTCCTTCGAGTCCCAGAACTGGTAGAAGTTCGACTCCCGGGTCTTCTTCATCGCGCGGGAGAGGCGGCCGTTCGAGATGACGGTGTTCCCGGTGAAGTCGATCGATTCGATCTTGATCTTGTCGCCCTCGTCGACGAGGAAGACCACGCGGCGCCCGTTGTCGCCCATCGGCTCGATGGCCGTATCGACGACCGCGGACCGGAAGCCCTCGGCGCGGTACGCGTCGATGAGGACGGACTTCCCCTTCGAGACGTCACGGAGGGAGACGGGCGCGCCGACCCGGATCTCGACCTTCCCTTCCTTCAGCTTGTCCTTGAGCTGGGAAGTCGTCAGTTTCTTGTTGCCGCGAAACTCCAGGTCGTCGACCCGCGGCCGCTCCACGACGACGGCGACGAGTCTCACCCCCCCGGGCGCCTGTTCCTTCTCGATGCTCAGATCCTCGAAAAGGCCCGAATCCCAGAGCTTCTGGAACGAGCGGCGGATCCGTTCGGTGTCGTACGGGTCACCGACCTTCACGCCGAGGTAGAAGCCGATGGTCTCGGCAGTGACGGTCTTGCCACCCCGGACGACGATCTCGACGATCCCCTCCGAGGCGCCGGCGGCGGCGTTCAGGGTGGGGGTGGACGGGAGGGCCCCGGCGAGGGGCGACGCCGACGGCGCGAGCCCGCCCGGCCTCAGATCGAGCGTGGCCGGTGGCGGCGTGGGAGCCGGAGTCGGGGTAGGGTCAGTCTGCGCGAGGGCCGTTCCCGCGAAGGCGAGCAGGCCCGCCAGCGCCAGAACGGCGGTTCGGAGGCGGCAGGACGACGCAGAGCCGATGGCCGGAGCCGGCCCGGGCCGGGTCGGCTCGGCCAGGACGGGGTCTCCCGTCACGTGCCTTGCCGCCCGGGCACAACCGCAGCCGACGAGCGGACGAGAACCTTCAGGTCGTTGTCGATCACTGTCACTTCGAGGCACTCGAGCTGCTCCCGGGCGCCGATAAGCAATTCGGATACCGCATCCTCCACGTGTCGCTGGATCGTCCGCCTGAGCGGCCGTGCTCCCGAGTGGGCGTCCTGCCCCGACATCGAGAGGAGCCAGTCCACGGCCATCTGGTCTGCCACGAGCTCGAGGCCGCGATGCTTCAGCGTCTCAGCAACGTCGTCGAGCAGGAGACGGCAGATCGCCCTGAGGTTCTCCGTCGAGAGCGGGTTGAAGACGATGACCTCGTCGAGCCGGTTCGTGAACTCGGGCGAGAACTCCCGCCGGAGCTCCTTGAGGACCATCTCCTCGACCTCGCGCGCCGGAGGGGCGTTCTTGCCGTCGCCGAAGCCCACCCGCGCCTGGTTGACCAGGAACTTCGTCCCGATGTTGGACGTCATGATGATGAGCGTGTTCTTGAAGTCGACCGTGTTCCCGTAGGCGTCGGTCAGCTGGCCGTCCTCCAGTATCTGCAGGAGGAGGTTCGCGATGTCGGGGTGGGCCTTCTCGATCTCGTCGAGGAGGATGACGGAGTAGGGCTGCCTGCGGATGCGCTCCGTGAGCTGCCCGCCTTCCTCGTGCCCGACGTAGCCTGGCGGAGAGCCGATGAGCTTGGACACCGCGTGCTTCTCCATGTACTCCGACATGTCGAAGCGGACGAGCGACTTCTGGTGGTCGAACAGGAACTCCGCGATGCGGCGGGCGACCTCGGTCTTCCCGACGCCCGATGGCCCCAGGAAGATGAAGGACCCCATCGGACGGTTCGGGTTCTTGACGCCGAGGCGGGAGCGCCGGATGGCCCTGGAGATGGAGTCGATGGCCCGGTCCTGGCCGATGACGCGCTTCTTGAGCGTCGCCTCCATGTTGAGGAGCTTCTCGGCCTCCTCGACCTGGATCGACGTGACCGGGATCCCGGTCCAGCTCGCGATGATCTCCTCGATGTCTCCGCGGACGACCTCGACGAAGGAGCTCTCGTCGAGCTGCGCGCCGCGCGTCCGCTCGATCTCCTCCTTGATCTCGACCTCGCGCTCGCGGAGCGAGACCGCGCGTTCGAAGTCCTTCTCGGAGATCGCCTTCTTCATCTCCTTGACGATCTGGCGGGCCTCGTTCTCGAGCCGGCGCAGGTTCTGGGTGTCCGCCGTCATCCGCAGCTTGACCTTGGCGCCGGCCTCGTCGAGGAGGTCGATCGCCTTGTCGGGGAAGAAGCGGTCGGGGATGTAGCGGCTCGACTGGTAGACCGCGGCCTTCACGGCGTCGGGCGAGTAGCGGACCCGGTGGAACCGCTCGTAGCGCTCGCGGATTCCCTCGAGGATCTGGAGGGTCTCCTCCTCGTCCGGCGGGTTCACGGTGACGGCCTGGAACCGCCGGAGGAGCGACCGGTCCTTCTCGATGTACTTGCGGTACTCCTTCATCGTCGTGGCGCCGATGCAGGCGATCTCGCCCCGCGAGAGCGCCGGCTTGAGGATGTTCGCCGCGTCGAGAGACCCCTCGGCCGACCCCGCCCCGATGAGGGAGTGGATCTCGTCGATGAAGATGATGAGGTCCTGGTTTTCCCGGAGCTCCTTCAGGATGCCCTTCAGGCGCTCCTCGAACTGGCCGCGGTACTTCGTCCCGGCCACGATGAGGGAGAGGTCCATCGCGAGGATCTTCTTGTTCGCCAGGAAGAGCGGGACCGCCCCCTCGATGATCCGCTGGGCGAGCCCCTCCACGATGGCCGTCTTCCCGACGCCGGGCTCGCCGAGGAGGATCGGGTTGTTCTTCGTCCGGCGCGAGAGGATCTGGATGATCCGCTCGACTTCCTTGTCACGCCCCACGAGCGGGTCGAAGGTCCCCTGGGCGGCGAGCGCCGTCAGGTCGCGCGCGTACTCGGCCAGGAACGGGAGCTCCTTCTTCTGCTTGGAGGCCTCGCGCTCCTTGATGAGGGCGATCGCCTCCTCCCGCACGCCGTAGAGGTTGAAGCCGTGCCCGGCGAGGAGCCGGGAGGCGACGCACGGGTCGACGCGGAGGATGCCGATCAGGAGGTGCTCCGTCCCGACGTAGGGGTGCATCATCGACTCCGCCTCGTGCGAGGCGTAGGCGAGGATCTTCTTCGACTCCTCCGACAGGGGGAGCTCCTGCGACGACGAAACGCGCTCGACGAAGACCCGGTCCCCCTCGATCTCGCGGCGGACGTCGTCCGGCTTCACGTTGAACCGGGAGAAGATCTCGCGCGTGACATCCTCCCCCTCTCGCAGGATGCCGAGGAGGATGTGCTCGGACTCGATGACCTTCGAGCCCAGCTTCGAGGCCTCGTACCGGGCGAAAAAGAGGGCGCGGCGGGCTTTCTCGTTGTACTTTTCGAACATGGCTCGACCTCGTCGGAGGCCGCTAGGGAAGCGGACTTCGACCGGCTCCGGATCGTAGCATACGGGGTGCCAGCGCTCCGGCCGCTCAGGAGGGCGTGAGGCCCCCCGGGGAGAGCGTCAGAACGGTGCCGCACCGGCCGGCGACTCCCGGGTCGTGGGTGACGAGGAGGAGGGCCCCGGCCCGCTCGCGCGCCGCGCCCAGCAGAAGGTCCAGGACGTCCGCTGCGTGCGCCGCGTCGAGGCTCCCGGTCGGCTCGTCGCAGAGGAGCAGCCGGGGGCGCCGGACGACGGCTCTCGCGATGGCGACGCGCTGCCGTTCTCCACCGGACAGGACCCGGGGAAGGCTCCCGGCCTGGCGAACGAGGCCGACCCTCGCGAGGAGCTCTCTGGCGGCCGCGCGCGCGGCGGCGTCCCCGATCCCCGCCAGGAAGAGAGGCAATGCGACGTTCTCCTCGGCCGTCAGCTCCGGCAGCAGGTGGTGCAGCTGAAACACGAACCCGACCGCCTCTCCCCGCCACTTCGCCTTCGGTTCCGGGGCGAGCGTCTCCCAGTCGCGGCCGTCGACGGCGACGCGCCCGGCGTCGGGGCGATCGAGGCCCGCGAGGAGGTGCAGGAGGGTCGACTTGCCGCAGCCCGAGGGGCCGACGATCGCGACGGCTTCTCCCGCCTCGAGGGTCAGCGAGAGGCCCGAGAAGAGCTCGAGGCGCGCCTCGCCCTCTCCGAAGCCGCGAGCGAGCGATTCGGCGACGAGAATCGCATCACCCGGCACGGAGCGCCTCCGTCACGTCGACGCGCGCGGCCATGCGGGCCGGCGCGAACGAAGAAAGGAACGACCAGGCGAGCGAGAAGGCGCCGACGGCCAGGAGGTCCCGCGGCGCGGGCCGGAACGGGACGTGCGCGAGCGCGAAGAGCTCGGCCGGGAGAGGGATGGCGTGGGTTGCGTCGAGGACGACGGCCAGGGACGTGCCCAGTACGAGGCCGGTGAGGGTGCCGACGGCCCCGAGGAGGAGACCGACGAGGAGAAAGACGCGGGAGAGGACGCCCGGCGAGGCGCCGAGGACCGTCAGGACGGCCGCGTCTCCACGGCGCGTCGCCGCCAGGACCGCCGACGTCGCCGCCAGGTTCAGGCCCGCCACGACGACGACGAGGAAGACGGTTGCGAAGATGGCGATCCTCTCGAGCCGGAGGGCGAGGAGCAGCGGGCGGTTCGCCTCCTGCCACGTCGTCGTCGCGGTCTGCGTCGCCCCGAGAGTCTCGCGCGCCCGGAAGGCCAGGTCCGCCGCCGTCGCCGGGTCCGCGAGCCGGAGCTCGAACCCCGTCGCGCCTCCCTCCGGAAGGCCGAATAGCCTTCGAGCCGCCTCGGCGGGCAGCACCGCTTCGGGCTGACGGCGCCCCGTCGCGGTCGCCCCGACCTCCCTCACGGAGAGAGTGACCGTCACGGGAACCGGTCCGAGCGGCGACAGCCGGGTGCGCGAGGAGACGATGGAGACGTCCTCTCCCGGGAGGACCGAGAGCTGCCGGGCCTGCGCCGGGTCGAGCCGGATCCCGTCGGCTTCGTCCCGGCCTGCCAGGATCGCCGGGACCGCCTGGCCGCGCGCGGTGATCCAGCCCCGTCCGCGGACGACCGGCGTGACCGAGACGACCCCCGGCAGGGAGGCGAGCCTCGCGGCAGCCCCTTCGGCGGCCGCGAAGTCGGCCCGGCCCGCGGGCGAGACGAGAACGTGGGGCGCCTCCTCGGCGAGCCTCGTGAGGACGTGGGTCTGGAATCCCGTGAGGAGCGCGAGGGACACGACGAGCGCCGCCACGCCGAGGACGAGCCCGACGAACGCCGCCGCCGCCACGACGCCGACCTGCGCGTCCCGCCGCGAAGCCAGGAGGTAGCGGCGGGCGAGGAGGAGCTCGATCAGCGGCCCGTCCCCTTCGGCCGCATGAGCGGGAAGAGGATGACGTCGCGTATCGAACGCGAGTTCGTGAAGAGCATGGCGAGGCGGTCGATGCCGACCCCCTCCCCCGCCGTCGGCGGCATCCCGTACGCGAGCGCCTCGACGTAGTCCTCGTCGTAGAGCATCGCCTCGTCGTCCCCCTTCGCCCTCTCGGCGACCTGCGCGCGGAACTTCTCGGCCTGCTCGTCGGGGTCGTTCAGCTCGGAGAAGCCGTTCGCCAGCTCCATCCGCCCCACGAAGAGCTCGAAGCGGTCGGCGGTCTTCGGGTCGTCGGGCCGGGTCTTGGCGAGAGGCGAGATCTCGGCCGGGTAGTCGACGACGAAGGTCGGCTGGAGGAGGTGCGGCTCCGCGAGAGTCTCGAAGAGCTCGGCGAGGAGCTTCCCCGGAACGTCGCCGAACCGTTCGATCGACTCGACGCCCGCGCGTACCGCCGCCGCCTTCAGCCCCGCGAGCGACTCGAGCTCCTCGGGCCGGATCGCACCGCCGGGAACGTCCCGGCCGTATTCGACGACGGCCGCCTTCATCGAGAGCCTCCGGAACGGCGCCTCGAAGGAGATCGTCTCCTCGCCCCAGGCGAGCTGGGTCGTCCCGAGGATCTCCTTCGCGGCGCCGGCGAGGAACTCCTCGGTGAGCGCCATCTGGTCGCGCGCGTCGGCATAGGCCGTGTAGAACTCGAGCATCGTGAACTCGGGGTTGTGCTGGGTCGAGATCCCCTCGTTGCGGAAGTTGCGGTTGATCTCGTAGACCTTCGGGAAGCCCCCCGTCACCAGCCGCTTGAGGTAGAGCTCCGGCGCGATGCGCAGGTAGAGGTCGACGTCGAGGGCGTTGTGGTGGGTCACGAACGGCCGCGCCGCGGCGCCCCCCGCGAGGAGCTGCATCATCGGCGTCTCGACCTCGAGGAAGCCGCGGGCGTCGAAGAAGCGCCTCAGGTAGGAGACCACCCGCGCGCGGATCTCGAACGTCCGGCGCGTCTCCTCGGAGACGATCAGGTCGACGTAGCGCTGCCGGTACTTGATCTCGACGTCGGTCAGCCCGTGCCACTTGTCGGGAAGCGGCCGGAGGCACTTGGCGAGGAAGACGAGGCCGTCGGCCTTCACCGAGAGCTCTCCCGTCCGGGTCCGGAACACGGTTCCCGTGACTCCGACGTGATCCCCGAGGTCGAGGTTCTCGAGGAGGGCCCAGCCGCCGTCGCCCACGCCGTCCTTCCTCACGTAGGCCTGGACGCGCGTCCTCCCGTCGGACAGGTCGAGGAAGACCGCCTTCCCCATCTTCCGGATGGCCATGATCCGGCCCGGCACGGCGAGGTGGCGGGCGGCCTCGGGCTCGGCCTCGAGGCCGGCGGCGTCGCTCCCGCCCCAGCGCTCGACGACGTCCGAGACGAGGTGAGTGGCCGGGAAGCGGTTCGGGTGGAGCGGGTGACCGAGGGTGGCGATCCGGTCGCGGGACGCCCTTCGGTTGACGACCTGCTCGGCGAGGCTTTGCTCTGGGTACTGGGTCTCTTCGGACATCGGGCGCCGATTCTCCGCGCGCCCTACCCCCGGGTCAAACCGCTTCGGCGGACCTGCGGTCCGGAGAGCCTACTCTCCGCCCGAGACGCGGGCGTTGTGGAGCAGCCAGAGACCGGAGAAGGCCCGCAGGAGACGGAAGCGGGAGCGGGTCAGCTCGTTCAGCCGCTCCGGTGGCCCTTCCGGCCCCGTCGCCTCGAGGGCCTGACGGAAACGGCGATCGAGATCCTGCGCCCGCCCGAGGCATTCGCCCGCCTTGTCGAGGTCGCCCGCGTCGGCCGGCTCGCCGGTCGGGGACTTCAAGCGCGTCGCGATGTCGTCCACGATGAGACGCAGGGCCGCCCCTTCGATATACAGGTCGTCGTTGGCGGCGTCTTCCCCGCTCGCTTCAGGCTCCTCCGCCTGGAGTCGCCGGGCGGACCGGACCTCCCAGGGTTCGAGGCGGAACCGTGCGAGCGCGGCGCCGTAGGCGGCCTGCCCCGACCCCGCTCCGCCCCGGAGCATGTCGATGGAGTAGAGGATCTTGGAGGCGCTCTCCCCCAGGAGGCCGTCCGTCAGGAACGCCGGAGGCTTTCGCGTCTCTTTCGGCGCCTCGGGTGGCGCAGCCACGGCGTCCCGCCCGGGGAAGAAGCCGCTGATCGTCTCCTTCGCCTCGGACAGGTCTTCTTCCTCAAGGGCTGGCAGGATCTCCGGGAGGGCCTCGCCGGCGGCGTCCCCGCTCACGTCGAGCCTCGTCATCAGCTGGTCGATTGCCTCGGCGAGGCGCGTCACCTGCCCGTGCCGGATCTCCCCCTCGTTACGGTTCTTGTCGAACTCGTCCTTGAACTGGCGGAACCTCCGGAACTCCTCGCGAAGGTCGGCGTCCGCGACCTCGGGTCGCCGCGAGAGCTCGCGCTCGATGTCGAGGAGGTGCTGGGACGACTCGAAAATCCGCCTCTCCTCGTTCCGGTAGAGGGACTGGAACCGGTTCTTGGCGGCGAGGTTCGCCTCCAGGATGGCCGAGAGGACGTTCTGGTCGTAGTACGCGGGGCCGAGCCTGTGCTTGACCGTCCTCAAGTTGTCGAGGATCTTCTTCTCCGTGAGGTCCTCGAAACGCTCGCACGCGTCGATGTCCTGGCGGATGAGACCGAGTGCCTTGACCGCCGCCGTCAGCTCCGCCGTCGGTGCCGGTGAACGGCGGACGAGCCCGAGGAGCGCCGCGAAGAGCTTCGTCAGCTCCTGGGGGAACCGGGGCAGGTAGCGGCCGTCGTCGAGGGACCGGCGGGCCCCGACGAGAGTGACGAGGAAGTCCATCTTGTCGAGGGCTTCCGGCGAGACCTGCCGCGAGTGGAAGTAGAAGCGGAGGATTGCCAGGAGGAGCTTCTCGTCCTCCGTCCTCACCTTCTCGAAGAAGCGCCGCACCCAGCTCGCGGCGATTCTCTCGTCGTCGGCCGAGAGCGCCCGGTAGACGATGTCGAGGCGGCCGTCGAGCTGGTTGATCTGGTCCATGACGACGGGCGGTGGCTGGACGTTCAGGATCGTCGTCACCGATCGGATCTGGTCGTAGAGCCCCTGGAAGTCGATCTGGTAGCCCGGCGTGTCGCCGAAGAAGGTCTTGTGCACCCCCTGGAGGAACTGGTGAAACGTCCAGAAGGTCTTGAACTTTTCGGTCAGCCTCGTATAGGCGTCGTGGAGGGTCTTCAGATCGACGATCGACGTGCTCAAGTTGAACCTCTCGGAGTTGCGCCTGCATTATAGTTTCGTCCCGTGATCGACCGCACACTCATTTCAGAGGAGCAGATCGGGACCCGGCTGGACGAGCTGGCAAAGGAGATCGACTCGGCCTACGCGGGCCGCGAGATCCTGGCCGTGGGAGTCCTCAAGGGCTCGGTCTTCTTCCTCACCGACCTCCTCAAGCGCCTTTCGACCCCCGTGGCCGTCGACTTCCTCCAGGTGAGGTCGTACTCGGGCACCGCTTCCACCGGGAACTTCGAGCTCGTTCGCGACGTCTCGTCCGACATCGCCGGCCGGGACGTCCTCATCTTCGAGGACATCGTCGACACGGGCCTGACGCTCCGCAAGCTCCTCGGCCTCCTCGGGACGCGCCAGCCGCGCTCCCTGAAGATCGCCGCGCTGCTGAAGAAGGACCTCCCCGAGAACGCGGACCTGCCCGTCGACTTCCTCGGATTCACGATCGGCCCCGAGTTCGTCGTCGGCTACGGCCTCGACCTGGACGAGAAGTACCGCAACCTCCCCTACATCGCCATCTGGGACCCGAGCAAATGAACGATATCCGCACCATCGCCGTCGAAAACGCCCCGAAGGCCATAGGTCCCTACGCCCAGGGGATCGTCGCCGGAGGATTCCTATTCACCGCCGGACAGGTCCCGCTCGACCCGGCCACGATGAAGCTCGTGTCCGGGACGATCGCCGAGGAGACGAACCGCGTCTTCGACAACCTCACGGCGATCCTCGCGGGAGCCGGCTGCCGCCTCGCCGACGTCGTGAAGACGACCGTCTTCCTGACGGACATGGGCAACTTCGCCGAGATGAACGGAGCCTACGCCGCCCGCTTCGGCGACCATCGACCCGCCCGCTCGACCGTCCAGGTCGGGGCGCTGCCGGGAGGCGGACGGGTCGAGATCGAACTGGTCGCGAAGGTCCCCGCCGCCTGAGCGCGGCGAGGTCGCCCGCCTTCAGTTCCCGGTCGAGATCTCGCGGAAGGCCGCGACGCACCGGTCGGCGTCGGCGTCGCCGACGTCGGCGTGCGTGACGAGGCGGATGGAGCTCCCACCCGCAGCCCCGGCGAGGAGGCCCCGCTCGCGCAGGCGGGAGAGCGCCTCCGGTGCCGTTCCGAAGACCCGCGGGTCGAGGTCCGCGATGAGGATGTTCGTCGGGAACGCCTCCGGTTCCAGCGAGACGCCCCGTATCCCCGCCAGCTCCCGCGCCAGCCTGGCGAGCCGGGCATGGTCCTCCGGCAGCCGGGCCCGCTCCTTGTCGAGCGCCACGAGCGCGGCGGCGGCGAGGACGCCCGCCTGCCGCATCCCGCCACCGAAGAGCTTCCTCACGCGCCGGGCCTCGGCGACGAACGCCTTCGAGCCGGCGACAGCGCTTCCGACCGGCGCCCGGAGCCCCTTCGAGAAGCAGACCATGACCGAGTCCAGGCCGTGCGCGAGCGAGGCTTCCGACACCCCGAGGGCGGCGGCCGCGTTCCAGAGCCGCGCGCCGTCCAGGTGGACGGCGAGGCCTCTCTTCCGCGCAAGGCCGAGGACCTCCTCGATCGCTGCGCGGGGCAGGACCGTGCCACCCGCGAAGTTGTGCGTGTTCTCGAGGCAGACGACCGACGTCCGCGGCAGGTAGTAGACCGACTCCGGACGGATCCAGGCTTCTATGCCGGCAACGGGCATTCGGCCGCCGGGCCCGGCGACCGGGCGCGGGAGGAGGCCGGAGAGCGCGGCCATCGCCCCCATCTCGTAGTGGAAGACGTGGCTG is drawn from Holophagales bacterium and contains these coding sequences:
- a CDS encoding ABC transporter ATP-binding protein, whose translation is MPGDAILVAESLARGFGEGEARLELFSGLSLTLEAGEAVAIVGPSGCGKSTLLHLLAGLDRPDAGRVAVDGRDWETLAPEPKAKWRGEAVGFVFQLHHLLPELTAEENVALPLFLAGIGDAAARAAARELLARVGLVRQAGSLPRVLSGGERQRVAIARAVVRRPRLLLCDEPTGSLDAAHAADVLDLLLGAARERAGALLLVTHDPGVAGRCGTVLTLSPGGLTPS
- a CDS encoding ABC transporter permease, which gives rise to MAAAAFVGLVLGVAALVVSLALLTGFQTHVLTRLAEEAPHVLVSPAGRADFAAAEGAAARLASLPGVVSVTPVVRGRGWITARGQAVPAILAGRDEADGIRLDPAQARQLSVLPGEDVSIVSSRTRLSPLGPVPVTVTLSVREVGATATGRRQPEAVLPAEAARRLFGLPEGGATGFELRLADPATAADLAFRARETLGATQTATTTWQEANRPLLLALRLERIAIFATVFLVVVVAGLNLAATSAVLAATRRGDAAVLTVLGASPGVLSRVFLLVGLLLGAVGTLTGLVLGTSLAVVLDATHAIPLPAELFALAHVPFRPAPRDLLAVGAFSLAWSFLSSFAPARMAARVDVTEALRAG
- the lysS gene encoding lysine--tRNA ligase; this translates as MSEETQYPEQSLAEQVVNRRASRDRIATLGHPLHPNRFPATHLVSDVVERWGGSDAAGLEAEPEAARHLAVPGRIMAIRKMGKAVFLDLSDGRTRVQAYVRKDGVGDGGWALLENLDLGDHVGVTGTVFRTRTGELSVKADGLVFLAKCLRPLPDKWHGLTDVEIKYRQRYVDLIVSEETRRTFEIRARVVSYLRRFFDARGFLEVETPMMQLLAGGAAARPFVTHHNALDVDLYLRIAPELYLKRLVTGGFPKVYEINRNFRNEGISTQHNPEFTMLEFYTAYADARDQMALTEEFLAGAAKEILGTTQLAWGEETISFEAPFRRLSMKAAVVEYGRDVPGGAIRPEELESLAGLKAAAVRAGVESIERFGDVPGKLLAELFETLAEPHLLQPTFVVDYPAEISPLAKTRPDDPKTADRFELFVGRMELANGFSELNDPDEQAEKFRAQVAERAKGDDEAMLYDEDYVEALAYGMPPTAGEGVGIDRLAMLFTNSRSIRDVILFPLMRPKGTGR
- the bamA gene encoding outer membrane protein assembly factor BamA; this encodes MTGDPVLAEPTRPGPAPAIGSASSCRLRTAVLALAGLLAFAGTALAQTDPTPTPAPTPPPATLDLRPGGLAPSASPLAGALPSTPTLNAAAGASEGIVEIVVRGGKTVTAETIGFYLGVKVGDPYDTERIRRSFQKLWDSGLFEDLSIEKEQAPGGVRLVAVVVERPRVDDLEFRGNKKLTTSQLKDKLKEGKVEIRVGAPVSLRDVSKGKSVLIDAYRAEGFRSAVVDTAIEPMGDNGRRVVFLVDEGDKIKIESIDFTGNTVISNGRLSRAMKKTRESNFYQFWDSKDVYNQTSYEEDIESIKTVYQNAGYKDVVVKDPLIETFVVNPQEKRPDKVKRRARIQIPLVEGERYYFGDLKIEGTTVFPPERLLRFFNWEAGKPLNRAVLVDGMKTLDEIYRGRGYIYAFMNPEYVERPGKGNLVDVTVRVTEGDQFRVGRVEFTGNKTTKDKVLRRELQLFEGDVLDMESFKKGLFKITQLGYFKIEEDPEFRVDAEKKAVDVTIKGLDTNRNEIQFGAGYSQLDGIFGQFQFSTRNFLGRGDTIGIQFQRGGYSNYFDLSFVEPWFLDKRMSIGGSIFNRSLEYADVDQQSKGLNASLGLGLGLFDGLSFFYSYTDTKSRYEVFPAPPPPGSGIPPAAYADYIGRTSAVAPGYRYDSRNDPFDPTRGRRFGLSMTVAGGVLGGDFSYVKPVGNGTIYYNVNRKSHLAVNVEGGLVRPYDGQPIPIFERFRIGGDRSVRGFGYGSIYPLDENDQAFFNEQGALLGGDRYLVMNLEAVYYVAGPLKFVLFFDAGNAWLEGQTFNPFKMRASAGVELRMFLPIFQAPLRFIYGINLDPKTIRGQNGVPLAGGQEKRSDFQFSIGTTF
- a CDS encoding OmpH family outer membrane protein, giving the protein MIGNRLIVAGAVAAAALLALPATAQKVGVIEVQRIVQESAVGKESLARIQKIQSAKQEDLVKRQTDLRDLEKKIQDQGKSLSEEAMEKIQKDYQAKALDLKRFQDDAQRELEELQRKELGELERRVLPVIEAVSKELGYSLVFNKFQSGLLHADPGVDITDAVIQKFNTAIAAAPKTDAKPAPAAAAPAPKK
- a CDS encoding ATP-dependent Clp protease ATP-binding subunit, producing the protein MFEKYNEKARRALFFARYEASKLGSKVIESEHILLGILREGEDVTREIFSRFNVKPDDVRREIEGDRVFVERVSSSQELPLSEESKKILAYASHEAESMMHPYVGTEHLLIGILRVDPCVASRLLAGHGFNLYGVREEAIALIKEREASKQKKELPFLAEYARDLTALAAQGTFDPLVGRDKEVERIIQILSRRTKNNPILLGEPGVGKTAIVEGLAQRIIEGAVPLFLANKKILAMDLSLIVAGTKYRGQFEERLKGILKELRENQDLIIFIDEIHSLIGAGSAEGSLDAANILKPALSRGEIACIGATTMKEYRKYIEKDRSLLRRFQAVTVNPPDEEETLQILEGIRERYERFHRVRYSPDAVKAAVYQSSRYIPDRFFPDKAIDLLDEAGAKVKLRMTADTQNLRRLENEARQIVKEMKKAISEKDFERAVSLREREVEIKEEIERTRGAQLDESSFVEVVRGDIEEIIASWTGIPVTSIQVEEAEKLLNMEATLKKRVIGQDRAIDSISRAIRRSRLGVKNPNRPMGSFIFLGPSGVGKTEVARRIAEFLFDHQKSLVRFDMSEYMEKHAVSKLIGSPPGYVGHEEGGQLTERIRRQPYSVILLDEIEKAHPDIANLLLQILEDGQLTDAYGNTVDFKNTLIIMTSNIGTKFLVNQARVGFGDGKNAPPAREVEEMVLKELRREFSPEFTNRLDEVIVFNPLSTENLRAICRLLLDDVAETLKHRGLELVADQMAVDWLLSMSGQDAHSGARPLRRTIQRHVEDAVSELLIGAREQLECLEVTVIDNDLKVLVRSSAAVVPGRQGT